In Stomoxys calcitrans chromosome 2, idStoCalc2.1, whole genome shotgun sequence, the following proteins share a genomic window:
- the LOC106087615 gene encoding E3 SUMO-protein ligase RanBP2 isoform X2, translating into MPVFLERNLRGYTFAKFYFKIKEFSTAEQYLCSYLSVKEDNDQAHKLLAQCYQGLKKSEKALQSFQRSLQLNPKQPDVLIEVCQLLLEDKNLNCNKAKYWCELAESEKVQHDAVFSLRLKLMNRDNMETNQVEALIQKEILSKPHDVQLRVRLVRNYVEQNQILDAFKYVHQLEMCQKDEFVNSSEWYNVVWLVLNKYEQMPNTKKDWDFWLILAMCLERQVQISFSLTSNTTLIGGGVTETANLLFQFDQYLYKISQVADKLCAQKEMVELFLAHYRGQLLLHASALIFKRELLQNKNKWKEAVRAALPLLLLAYQVDVPGKKEPWMKHCDEEGKLLISIWQREGSFRCAQAGRTLLSCIQDESMTGDKENAHNVSNLLRGQSSGLWNSSDDLLAQVRQICGDRQWRRNVFAILFCNSDQKVKEQSSLLAKCPKLSEPLYELPTYADIETYEDGAQYQRPQSLQHMVYLCLGNDNLAYVRAKYFSGLNFSTQNLLFCGAESLNQLDVESFLYAAAIQAKRALEVDREAFDNYQTGNSYAAGRPKILPFVNLQQLLCTEEQSQWWNSAYLVYKNLSSGHNLAELRATLQYGIEAVRGINGPKLDMAIVFKLGQIFVARAQDIVKPVEKAFLEARAESIYKYGLNMMKMHNKGVLEPFRKYFKYAKANSSVAEREVFSMAEDAVSYLASRYFKKSEYEDLIDELSGIQLPFATYLQAEAYRKLDEASKTPRKTKRIYLDRANECLNQTLVLLRSSAHADPNHPLNSVIHNEIRRLQQSTARYLNESSSNNFSPIAGLNNSSTYEDAEADFNAESSLLPTPSLMSQNRSRRETMANNALLVQQNHELEALVKQMASTLTLLKEEIIETLKPELHEVTKEITVIKDKISNLEDAMKKVRISSNPPSRDDASNVLDDLYIIEESLQQQMYQQQQQQQHTPNQFGPNSMPGGAAANMMTNSPFMAQQQRLQAAAAYNSPMFPPTPNYPMNFYGHSQPYMMTPQSGPPGINQRNPGLPTMPYLDPTVPPGAMNFSMPPQSNPLLPPPTQPPNMASDPSRPSSLYNLLQQPPVPITPSTVPPSTMPPFSTPLTHSLAVPPPIAAATSVAPSILPPTTTITFNKLLNNQPVEKGPPANVVITSSDPLPNPHSISLQSQQTPLSVTIPSHHIKPSLVSQQSDPFVGQSVATTVQKPAASTVATTSSTLFGSSITSSTFSFKPHIAAAAAQSSANLSSEGNTYNKTSDSIGSDFNKSGGDDVEYDPRPDFKPIIALPDEVEVRTGEEDEEVMFCHRAKLFRFVDKDWKERGIGDIKILKNKEGSSRILMRRDQTHKICANHKIIPEITMTVPKSDTSKCFIWAAHDFADEEVRLEKFLVRFKLPETAKQFQETFKKAQEEAESLTKKDEEKSNRPVVNVATAKPPAPFSLAKSTATNFATSTPSQKGDIAESQPKPVFGKPLAGSVAASNAPTATAASKSLFSGLNLSTKTPSSDVAKATSTSTVSPFATFSFGTSSISATSSTTTTTSSSTTASPFASIFSNLNKSTTSTFGPTAAISSSPSVTSNDTSVVVNKSNVSDAEDDYVPTAQFNPVIALPELVEVTTGEENETVLFEHRAKLLRFDKEAGEWKERGLGNIKLLQDKTDANKVRLVMRREQVHKLCCNQRIYKDTHFKYIKNSQTAVSWAGQDYSENELVTEMLTVRFKLPETCKQFLDAIENVQAKMSGNGTSASEDKQAQKKSEESKATTKGFGDAFKPKAGSWSCKDCYTSNTAETLYCVACDCPKDDTVPKKEVKSNILAPSGKTTFSFGFAPAAQTASTASSAATNATSKPPITFGMPPISSTNGTSAASSTLMSTKTDATKPTVPKEPNAGFGDAFKPKAGSWTCEGCYLSNAGDAIYCKACDAPKDSTVPKKETNTSSVLALSNPAQKFSFGFNAAATATSSESATKPQGGFSFGSTPVSAAGDSSASFSFAPPTATSTGLGSVPATTTQPGSVPLGKSTFSFSLSSTALESPAMPSSASATTTQAPPNAFSLDKKEFSFTLKPKSPGKSGKSPLKLGGGDADADDDGDGEYHEEEENNTYFTPVIALPDKIEVKTGEEDEDLLYIHRAKLYRFTEGEWKERGLGNVKILRHKLNKKLRVVMRREQVLKICLNHVLNDDVDYKRKDEKSWLFVVNDFSEGAVELEQFSLRFKTKEIAEAFMDIVKKALDGTAEAIETPANTSITTPTNTAAPSSVLNISDEDKRTADKLKLPYEFFTAKPTCAGCRGCDPDQFVFASDNKGENFVHQDDIKNPLEPMEFPALNLLNKSANRTILKQSTLSPLSAKTEKESTKINESIFSGFGGANSTTFGEKPANATFSFVAALNSTSKPAEEAQKTTAGSGGFLFGSGSTLGNNSAATGASIFSGAAPENKSAFGIKTNLFGNVSSTTNDSAADAHNPEKTATKSIFGGTATGTSSGSIFGGKAVFGSQSPAFGTPSLNDTTKSIFGSSNNTTQSIGSGNSIFGSSMTSNATNSFGGLASNTNQGSIFGSNTAPFGTASKDLKTGSATPFVDLSKTSTAAIDFASIAAKADSESVLGKSTSKPGPGGFIGLTNQDAFSSFSKPLKESDTSAKNTSTSKANESQKSVDGGEGGEENDENYDPHYDPIIELPNEIVVSTGEEEETKLFGERAKLYRFDATNKEWKERGVGELKLLAHPAKKTYRLVMRREKIHKLVLNHAITGDFHFSNMNNSPQSFVWATMNYAESGEGELEKLAVRFSKVELAECFSSKLKECIEKCKQNEG; encoded by the exons CGTAACTTGCGAGGTTATACattcgcaaaattttattttaagatcAAAGAATTCTCAACGGCTGAACAGTACCTTTGTTCGTATCTATCGGTCAAAGAGGACAATGATCAGGCTCATAAACTACTGGCTCAATGCTATCAAGGACTGAAGAAATCTGAAAAGGCTTTGCAATCCTTTCAACGTTCGTTGCAGTTAAATCCCAAACAACCTGATGTTCTGATCGAAGTTTGTCAGCTGCTGCTGGaagataaaaatttgaattgcaACAAGGCCAAGTATTGGTGTGAATTGGCCGAAtcggaaaaagtgcaacatgatGCTGTCTTCTCACTACGTCTAAAACTTATGAATAGAGACAACATGGAAACTAATCAGGTGGAGGCATTGATACAGAAGGAGATTTTGAGTAAACCTCATGATGTGCAACTTAGAGTGCGTTTAGTGCGCAATTATGTGGAGCAAAACCAAATTCTCGATGCCTTCAAATATGTGCACCAATTGGAGATGTGTCAAAAGGACGAATTTGTGAACAGCAGCGAGTGGTATAATGTGGTGTGGTTAGTTCTCAATAAGTATGAGCAAAtgccaaatacaaaaaaagactGGGATTTCTGGCTAATCTTGGCCATGTGCTTGGAGCGTCAAGTTCAGATTTCATTTTCCTTGACATCCAACACAACATTAATTGGTGGAGGTGTCACTGAAACAGCCAACCTTTTGTTCCAATTCGATCAGTACCTCTATAAAATATCTCAAGTGGCTGATAAACTATGtgcccaaaaagaaatggtGGAGCTATTCCTAGCCCATTATCGTGGCCAGCTGCTTTTGCATGCATCTGCTTTGATTTTCAAACGCGAGCTTCTACagaataaaaacaaatggaAGGAAGCAGTTCGAGCAGCCCTACCACTACTTCTCTTAGCCTACCAAGTGGATGTGCCTGGCAAGAAGGAGCCCTGGATGAAACATTGTGATGAAGAGGGAAAATTACTGATTAGTATTTGGCAACGTGAGGGATCATTCCGCTGCGCACAG GCTGGAAGAACTCTACTATCATGCATTCAGGATGAGTCCATGACGGGCGATAAGGAGAATGCCCATAATGTCAGCAATTTACTACGTGGCCAGTCCTCAGGTCTATGGAACAGCAGTGATGACCTGTTGGCTCAAGTTCGGCAAATTTGTGGCGATCGCCAGTGGAGGCGCAATGTATTTGCCATACTTTTTTGCAACAGTGATCAAAAAGTCAAGGAACAATCCTCGCTTCTTGCCAAATGCCCAAAATTAAGCGAACCCTTATATGAGTTGCCCACCTACGCTGACATTGAGACCTATGAGGACGGCGCACAATACCAAAGGCCACAATCACTACAGCATATGGTCTACTTATGTCTGGGCAACGACAATTTGGCCTATGTACGAGCAAAGTATTTCAGCGGCTTGAATTTCTCTACACAAAACCTATTGTTCTGCGGCGCCGAATCGCTCAATCAGTTGGACGTGGAGAGCTTCCTTTATGCAGCCGCTATACAGGCGAAGCGAGCATTAGAAGTTGATCGTGAGGCTTTTGACAATTATCAAACCGGAAACAGTTATGCCGCAGGTAGGCCTAAAATTTTACCCTTTGTCAATTTGCAACAACTTTTGTGCACTGAGGAGCAAAGTCAATGGTGGAACAGTGCATACTTGGTGTATAAGAATCTTAGCAGTGGCCACAACCTGGCCGAACTACGTGCAACTCTGCAGTACGGCATTGAAGCTGTTCGTGGTATTAATGGTCCAAAACTAGACATGGCCATAGTGTTTAAGCTTGGTCAAATATTTGTGGCACGAGCCCAGGATATTGTCAAACCGGTGGAAAAGGCATTCTTGGAAGCCAGAGCAGAGTCCATCTACAAGTACGGCCTCAATATGATGAAAATGCACAATAAGGGAGTACTCGAGCCTTTCCGCAAATACTTCAAATATGCCAAAGCCAATTCATCTGTGGCCGAAAGAGAAGTATTTTCCATGGCTGAGGATGCTGTTTCCTATCTGGCATCGCGTTATTTTAAGAAATCCGAATACGAAGATCTAATTGATGAACTATCTGGGATTCAACTGCCCTTCGCCACATATCTGCAGGCGGAAGCGTATCGCAAATTGGACGAGGCCAGCAAAACGCCCAGAAAGACTAAGCGCATATATTTGGATCGTGCCAACGAGTGTCTCAATCAAACATTGGTATTGTTGAGGAGTAGCGCCCATGCCGACCCGAATCATCCATTGAATTCTGTTATTCACAATGAGATAAGAAGGCTTCAACAATCGACCGCACGTTATTTgaacgaatcgtcttcgaataaTTTTAGTCCCATTGCGGGTCTTAATAATTCCAGTACTTACGAGGATGCTGAGGCAGATTTCAATGCTGAGAGCTCACTTTTGCCAACGCCCAGCCTAATGAGCCAAAACCGTTCCAGGCGCGAAACTATGGCCAACAATGCTCTACTAGTCCAACAAAACCATGAACTGGAAGCCTTAGTTAAACAGATGGCTTCGACGCTAACTCTATTAAAAGAGGAAATTATAGAAACTCTCAAGCCCGAACTCCATGAGGTAACCAAGGAAATAACAGTTataaaagacaaaatatcaaatTTGGAAGATGCCATGAAAAAGGTTCGAATTTCGTCCAATCCACCTTCAAGGGACGACGCATCCAATGTTTTGGACGACTTATACATCATTGAAGAGTCTCTGCAACAACAGATgtatcagcagcagcaacaacaacagcatacgCCAAACCAGTTTGGTCCAAACTCAATGCCTGGTGGAGCTGCGGCCAACATGATGACGAATTCACCATTCATGGCACAGCAGCAACGCTTGCAAGCCGCTGCCGCCTACAATAGTCCCATGTTTCCGCCTACACCGAATTACCCAATGAATTTCTATGGCCATAGTCAACCATACATGATGACACCACAAAGTGGTCCTCCCGGGATAAATCAAAGAAATCCCGGACTACCCACAATGCCATATTTAGATCCCACGGTCCCACCGGGAGCTATGAATTTCAGTATGCCTCCACAATCAAATCCCCTATTGCCACCACCAACCCAGCCGCCCAACATGGCATCAGATCCATCGAGACCAAGCAGCCTATACAATCTGCTTCAACAACCACCCGTTCCGATAACACCAAGCACCGTTCCGCCTTCCACAATGCCGCCATTCTCCACACCGCTGACGCATTCATTGGCTGTGCCGCCACCAATTGCAGCCGCCACGAGCGTTGCTCCCTCCATTCTGCCACCCACTACAACCATTACATTCAACAAGCTATTGAATAATCAGCCAGTTGAGAAGGGTCCCCCGGCCAATGTTGTTATAACCAGTTCAGATCCACTACCCAATCCGCATAGCATTTCGCTACAATCACAACAGACACCGTTGAGTGTTACCATACCATCCCATCATATCAAACCTAGCTTGGTCAGCCAACAATCGGATCCCTTCGTAGGGCAGTCTGTGGCCACGACAGTGCAAAAACCAGCCGCCTCAACTGTAGCCACAACATCATCAACTCTCTTTGGATCGTCCATTACCTCGTCAACGTTCagttttaaaccccatattgctgcTGCAGCAGCTCAATCCAGTGCAAATTTGTCCAGCGAAGGCAATACCTATAACAAGACCTCCGACAGCATTGGCAGCGACTTCAACAAGTCCGGTGGAGATGACGTTGAATATGATCCTCGACCAGACTTTAAACCCATCATTGCCCTACCTGATGAAGTGGAAGTACGCACTGGAGAAGAGGATGAGGAGGTTATGTTCTGTCATAGGGCCAAATTATTCCGCTTCGTTGATAAGGATTGGAAGGAACGTGGCATCGGAGACATCAAGATTCTCAAAAACAAAGAAGGCTCCTCACGCATACTCATGCGCCGTGACCAAACCCATAAAATATGTGCCAACCACAAGATAATTCCCGAGATAACGATGACAGTGCCCAAGAGTGATACCAGCAAATGCTTTATATGGGCAGCACACGATTTCGCCGATGAGGAGGTGCGTCTGGAAAAGTTTTTAGTGCGTTTCAAGCTACCCGAAACCGCCAAACAGTTCCAAGAGACTTTTAAGAAGGCCCAAGAGGAAGCAGAATCCCTAACGAAGAAAGATGAAGAGAAATCAAATCGCCCTGTGGTGAACGTTGCAACTGCAAAACCCCCAGCACCATTCTCACTAGCAAAATCGACGGCCACTAATTTTGCCACCAGTACACCATCCCAAAAAGGTGATATAGCTGAGTCTCAGCCCAAACCCGTTTTCGGGAAGCCGCTTGCAGGGTCCGTTGCAGCATCCAACGCCCCAACGGCAACTGCAGCTTCCAAGTCGTTATTCAGTGGCTTGAACTTATCTACAAAAACGCCCAGTAGTGATGTTGCCAAAGCGACGAGCACGTCAACAGTCTCCCCATTTGCTACATTCTCATTTGGCACTTCATCCATATCGGCCACTTCCTCAACAACCACAACTACCAGTTCTTCGACCACGGCATCACCTTTCGCTAGTATTTTTTCAAACCTCAACAAGTCGACCACGTCGACATTCGGTCCAACAGCCGCAATCTCCTCTTCTCCCAGTGTGACCTCTAACGATACGAGTGTCGTTGTGAATAAATCCAATGTGTCCGATGCCGAAGATGATTATGTGCCCACAGCGCAGTTCAATCCTGTCATTGCATTGCCCGAATTGGTGGAAGTGACCACGGGCGAAGAAAACGAAACCGTGCTCTTCGAGCATAGGGCGAAGCTGTTGCGCTTCGACAAGGAGGCTGGCGAGTGGAAGGAAAGGGGGTTGGGCAACATTAAACTCTTGCAAGACAAAACAGACGCCAATAAAGTGCGTTTGGTTATGCGTCGTGAACAGGTCCACAAGCTGTGTTGTAACCAGCGCATTTACAAGGATACGCATTTCAAGTACATCAAAAACTCCCAGACTGCCGTTTCGTGGGCGGGTCAAGATTATTCTGAAAACGAATTGGTAACAGAGATGTTGACGGTGCGCTTTAAGCTCCCCGAAACATGTAAACAATTTTTGGATGCCATTGAAAATGTACAAGCGAAAATGAGCGGCAACGGAACGTCCGCCTCGGAGGATAAACAAGCTCAAAAGAAATCGGAGGAAAGCAAGGCCACAACCAAGGGCTTTGGTGATGCATTCAAGCCCAAAGCCGGTTCTTGGTCTTGCAAAGATTGCTATACCTCGAATACTGCAGAAACTTTGTATTGTGTTGCTTGTGACTGTCCAAAGGATGATACGGTGCCTAAGaaagaagtcaagtcaaatATACTTGCCCCCAGTGGCAAAACTACATTCAGTTTTGGCTTTGCCCCAGCTGCGCAAACAGCCAGCACAGCATCGAGTGCTGCCACAAACGCTACATCCAAACCCCCCATCACTTTTGGTATGCCACCAATTAGCTCCACAAATGGAACTTctgcggctagctctactttgATGTCTACAAAAACGGATGCCACAAAACCAACGGTTCCCAAGGAGCCTAATGCCGGATTTGGGGACGCATTCAAGCCAAAAGCTGGCTCTTGGACATGCGAAGGGTGCTATTTGTCAAACGCGGGAGATGCCATCTATTGTAAGGCTTGTGATGCCCCTAAGGATAGCACCGTTCCCAAAAAGGAAACAAACACTAGCAGTGTGCTGGCACTTTCAAATCCAGCACAAAAGTTCAGTTTTGGATTTAATGCCGCTGCTACAGCTACTTCCTCGGAGAGTGCAACAAAACCGCAGGGCGGTTTCAGTTTCGGCTCTACTCCCGTGAGTGCTGCCGGAGATAGCTCGGCATCGTTTTCTTTTGCTCCGCCCACAGCAACATCTACAGGATTGGGAAGTGTTCCAGCTACGACAACGCAACCCGGCAGTGTGCCTCTGGGCAAGAGTACCTTTAGTTTCAGTTTGTCATCCACGGCGCTGGAATCACCGGCAATGCCATCCAGTGCAAGTGCCACAACCACACAAGCGCCACCAAATGCATTCTccttggacaaaaaagaattcaGCTTTACACTCAAACCCAAAAGCCCCGGCAAATCTGGTAAAAGCCCTTTGAAGTTAGGTGGTGGTGATGCCGATGCcgatgatgatggcgatggcGAGTATCACGAGGAAGAGGAAAATAATACCTATTTCACACCGGTGATTGCATTGCCTGATAAG ATTGAAGTGAAGACGGGCGAAGAAGATGAGGATCTCTTGTACATACACCGAGCCAAGTTATACCGCTTCACAGAGGGCGAATGGAAGGAGAGAGGCTTGGGCaatgttaaaattttgcgtcacaagttaaataaaaaactcCGTGTAGTGATGAGACGCGAACAGGTGCTCAAAATATGTCTCAACCATGTTCTCAATGATGATGTGGACTACAAACGTAAGGATGAAAAGTCGTGGCTGTTCGTTGTTAACGATTTCAGCGAAGGCGCTGTAGAATTGGAGCAATTTTCATTGCGTTTTAAGACCAAAGAAATTGCCGAAGcatttatggatattgtgaaaAAGGCATTGGATGGCACTGCCGAAGCGATTGAGACACCTGCAAATACCTCTATAACAACACCAACCAATACGGCAGCTCCATCAAGTGTACTCAACATTTCCGACGAAGACAAGAGGACAGCAGACAAACTCAAGTTACCCTACGAATTCTTTACAGCTAAGCCCACTTGTGCGGGTTGCCGAGGTTGTGACCCGGATCAATTTGTTTTCGCTTCCGACAATAAAGGCGAGAACTTTGTTCATCAAGACGACATCAAGAACCCATTGGAACCCATGGAATTTCCCGCACTGAATCTTCTCAACAAGTCGGCAAATAGAACAATTCTAAAACAAAGCACATTGTCGCCTTTGTCGGCCAAAACAGAGAAGGAGTCTACGAAAATAAATGAAAGCATTTTTAGTGGCTTTGGAGGGGCAAATTCGACAACATTTGGAGAAAAGCCTGCCAATGCAACGTTTTCGTTTGTAGCTGCTCTGAACAGCACCAGTAAACCCGCAGAAGAAGCACAAAAAACGACTGCAGGCTCAGGCGGTTTCCTATTTGGCAGTGGCTCCACTCTGGGAAATAACTCAGCAGCAACTGGTGCCTCGATTTTCAGTGGTGCCGCCCCAGAAAACAAATCGGCTTTTGGCATTAAGACAAACCTGTTCGGCAACGTCAGCTCCACAACTAACGATTCAGCAGCTGATGCTCACAACCCTGAAAAGACTGCAACAAAATCCATATTTGGTGGCACCGCCACAGGCACATCTTCTGGATCAATATTTGGTGGCAAAGCAGTGTTTGGCTCTCAATCCCCTGCATTCGGCACACCCTCCTTGAACGATACGACCAAATCAATCTTCGGCAGCTCCAATAATACCACCCAAAGTATTGGAAGTGGCAATTCTATTTTTGGTTCATCGATGACAAGCAATGCGACCAACAGCTTTGGAGGTTTAGCATCTAATACCAATCAAGGCTCAATATTCGGATCTAATACAGCGCCATTCGGCACTGCCTCTAAGGATCTTAAGACAGGCTCGGCTACCCCATTCGTTGACCTATCAAAAACTTCTACAGCAGCAATAGACTTTGCAAGTATTGCTGCCAAGGCTGACAGCGAATCCGTTTTGGGAAAATCAACCAGCAAACCTGGCCCTGGAGGCTTCATTGGTTTGACAAATCAGGATGCTTTCTCAAGCTTCAGCAAACCCCTTAAAGAATCGGACACATCCGCCAAAAATACCTCCACCTCGAAAGCCAATGAATCGCAGAAAAGCGTTGATGGAGGAGAAGGGGGCGAAGAGAATGATGAAAATTATGATCCCCATTATGATCCCATTATAGAATTGCCAAATGAAATTGTTGTGAGCACTGGCGAGGAGGAAGAGACCAAATTGTTTGGGGAAAGAGCTAAACTCTACAGATTCGATGCCACAAACAAAGAGTGGAAGGAGAGAG GTGTGGGCGAATTGAAGCTATTGGCACATCCCGCCAAGAAAACATATCGACTGGTCATGCGTCGCGAAAAAATCCACAAATTAGTGCTAAACCATGCTATCACTGGCGATTTCCATTTTTCAAACATGAACAACAGTCCGCAGAGTTTTGTCTGGGCCACCATGAATTACGCCGAGTCGGGCGAGGGAGAGTTGGAGAAGTTGGCCGTACGCTTTAGTAAGGTTGAACTTGCTGAATGTTTTAGCTCGAAACTGAAGGAATGCATTGAGAAGTGTAAACAGAACGAAGGCTAG